GTCAACAAAGCAAACAGACTCACCAAAATTAAAAATAAAGAAAACAGTTTAATAGATTTCATATATACATTATATTAAAAAAATAATGATTAGTATACTACCGTTGAAAATCGGACATCCGTGTCCGATTTTCAACTTCGAGTTTGCGGCAAGCACAAACTCGCCAAGCATAGAAACACCGGCATCCATGCCGGATTATGAAACGTGCATACTTAGTCTTTTTTTCAATTTTAGGTTTCAAACTAGTTATCAGGGTATTCTAATTACATAAAAAATATGCTATTATATAAAGATAAAGGGGGTAGAATATGAGTTATAGCACATTAGAAAAAGAATTGAAAACGCTGCCGGAAGAATATCTTGAATCTGTGGCGGAATATATTGAACTATTAAAGTATAAGATTTCCTTTTTAAATCAAAATCGCCTTTCAAAAAAAGCTCCTATTATAGGACTTGCAGAGGGAAAATTTCCAATACCTGATGACATAAACGCATATGATGACGAAATAAGTGATATGTTTGGAGGAACATTTGGATAAGCTAAGCCTTAAAGCGAATTTATCTTGCCTGTATATAAAACCAAGTCATGTGATTGCTCTTGGAACACTTACTTATTCTAAAAATGCACCAAA
The DNA window shown above is from Treponema denticola and carries:
- a CDS encoding DUF2281 domain-containing protein translates to MSYSTLEKELKTLPEEYLESVAEYIELLKYKISFLNQNRLSKKAPIIGLAEGKFPIPDDINAYDDEISDMFGGTFG